Genomic window (Spirochaetaceae bacterium):
GCGTCGAAGAAGGTGAATGCCCCGGAACTGGACGCGAACCGCAGAATCGCCTCCAGGTCGGCCAGGCCGGTTGCCGGGCGGGAGCGCTCGGCCGGCGCTACCGAACGCACCAGGATCGCACGCAGCACGCGTGGGTCGAGCCGCTCCTGCAGGCGCGCCCCGACGCGGGCCAGCACCCGCCCGCGCGCGTGATCGAGCACTCCCATCAGCAGGAACAGGAACGCCACCAAGCCGGCGAGCGTCACCAGCGTCGCCTCCGAGCGCGAACTCAGCACCCGGTCGTAGATCTGCAGCATGAACAGCGGCCCGGTCAGCATCAGCAGGTTCACGGCGATGCTGAACAGGCCGCACGCCACGAACAGCCGCCGGCTGTCCGCGAGCGCCGCCCGTATTTCCCGGTCGCCATTGCGGCTCTCGGTCATCGGTTGGCTCTGCCCTCAGCCGGCCGGTGGCGTGTGCCGGCGGCCACCGGATCACATGCCGTCGTCGGCCTGGCCACTCGAGTCGGCAAACACGAAGTCGGCCGCCTCCAGGTCCGAGGCGGCCACGCAGGACAGCCGGATGGTGCCGGCGCCCTGCGACGACAGGTCGATCACGGCGGTGCCGTTTTCGTCGGTGATCGTCAGGTCGCTGAACCCGGTGATGCCGGACAGGTTGCTCAGGTCGATCTGGTCCTCTCCGTCCGTGAAGTCGCCGATGGTGGTAACCGTCTGCCCCGCCTCCACCACGAACGTGTCCGCGCCGGCGCCGCCGCGCACGTAGTTGCTGCCGGTGCCGGCGTTGATGGTGTCGTCGCCCTCGCCGCCGAAGATCGCGTCGTTGCCCTCGCCGCCGGTGATGGTGTCGGCGCCCTCGTTGCCGAAGATCACGTCGTTGCCGCCGGCGCCGGCGAGCGAATCGTCGCCCTCGCCACCGATGATGGTGTCGGCGAAACCGGTTCCGGTGAAACCGGAGTCCGCCTCGCTGCCGATGAACAGCGTACCGCTCGTATCCGCGGTCGCGAACACGAACTGGTCCGCCGAGAGGTCGGTCGAGGTCACGCCCTGCAGTGTGATGGTGGCGCCGTCCTCCCCCGGCAAGGTGATCACGGTACCGGTGCCGTCGCTAGTCGCGGCGATGGTGAGATCGGAGTAGGACACGTCCTCGCCGAACGCCGTCAGATCGATCTGGTCGTCCGAAGTGCTGAAGTCGGTGATGGTGTCGTCCCCGTCGCCGGGTGCGAACACGAACGTGTCGCTGCCGCCGCCGCCGGTCATCGTGTCGTCGCCGGTGCCGCCGGTAATGATCTCGTCCGCCGTGGTGCCGGTGATGGTATCGTCCCCGGCGTTGGAGAACTCGAACATGCTCTCGGTGACGTCGGTCGAAGTCACGCCTTGCAGCGTGATCGTGATGCCGTCGTCTTCTCCGTTGCCGGGCACGGTGATGATCGTGCCGGTACCGTCGGTGGTGGCGGTGATGGTCAGGTCGGAGAAGGACAGGTCGGCGCCGAACAAGGAGAGGTTGATGGTGTCCTCATCCTTGTTGAAGTCGGTGACGGTGTCGTTGCCGTCGCCCGGACCGAATGCAAAGATGTCCGCCCCGGCGCCACCGGTGAGGGTGTCGTCGCCGCTGCCGCCCACGATGATGTCGGCGCCGGCGCCGCCGTCGATGGTGTCCGCCCCGGCACCGCCGAGGATGAGGTCTCCGCCCTCGCCGCCGGTGATGTCGTCGTCGCCGCTGCCGCCGAACAGGTAGTCGCTGCCGGCGCCGCCGTCGATGGTGTCATCGCCGCTGCCACCGCGGATGATGTCCCGGCCGCCGCCGCCGCTCAGAATGTCGTCACCGCTGCCGCCCATGATGAGATCGGCGCCGGTGCCCCCCTCGATGCTGTCGTCACCGCTGCCGCCGAACAGGTAGTCGCTGCCGGCGCCGCCGTCGATGGTGTCGTCGCCGCCCTCGCCCATCACCACGTCGGCGCCGCCGAGGGCCTGGATCTCTTCCCCGTCTTCGCTGCCGATGATCATCTCCGAGGCGTTCGTGAATCGGTAGACGGGCGTCTGCTCCGCTTCCGGTTCGTTGTTCTGCGGGTTGGGATCCTGGTCGTCCGACACGATACGCTCCTTCAGTTTACGAATTGGCCAGGTAGTACACACTTATAGTAACGTCTTGTGCATCTCAGTCAACCCTGGAGACTTCCTTCGAGTACCATGAGAACGTGGTTGCGCTCGTGGTGGGTTCCGGCGACAATACGCCCGACGATTCCCCAACCATGAGCACTCAATCGCAAGCCGACATCGGCGTGGTCGGCATGGCCGTCATGGGCCAGAACCTGGCCCTCAACATCGAAAGCCGCGGCTACACCGTGGCGGTCTACAATCGTACCCAGAGCACCCTGCATGAGTTCGTGCAGGGCGCCGGCGGCCGGCGGCTGCTGCCGGCGGCGTCGCTCGCGGAGTTCGCCGCCTCCCTGTCCCGGCCGCGCAAGGTCCTGCTGATGGTGCAGGCCGGCGCGGCGGTGGACCGGGTCATCGCCGACCTGCGTCCGCACCTGGCTGCCGGCGACATCGTGATCGACGGCGGCAACTCCTACTTCGTCGACACCGTGCGGCGCGCGCGGGAGGCCGGCGCGGCGGAGCTGCGCTACATCGGCACCGGCGTGTCGGGCGGCGAGGAAGGCGCCCTGCTCGGGCCGAGCATCATGCCCGGCGGCGACCGCGGCGCCTACCGGGAAGTCGAGCCGGTGCTGACCGCCATTGCCGCCAAGGTGGACGGCGACCCGTGCTGCACCTTCATCGGCGCCGACGGCGCCGGCCACTACGTCAAGATGGTGCACAACGGCATCGAGTACGGCGACATGCAGTTGATCGCCGAGGCATACTCGTTCATGAAGCTGGCTCTCGGCATGAGCCACGTGGAGATGCACGACACGTTCGCGGAGTGGAACCGCGGCGAGCTCGACTCCTACCTGATCGAGATCACCACCGACATCCTCGCCAAGAGCGACCCGGAAACCGGCGCCCCGCTGGTCGAGATGATCCTGGACCAGGCCGGCCAGAAAGGCACCGGCAAGTGGACCAGCGAGTCGGCGCTGAACCTCGGCGTGCCGGCGCCGACCATCGCGGAGGCCGTGTTCGCCCGCTGCGTGTCTGCGCTGAAGCAGGAACGGGTCGCGGCCGCGGGACGGCTGAGCGGCCCGGAGACCACGTTCTCCGGCGACCGGGCACGATTCCTGGACGCGCTGCGCAAGGCCCTGTACGCCTCCAAGATCTGTTCCTACGCGCAGGGGTTCGCGCTGATGCGCGCGGCCGCGGCGGAGCACGGCTGGGACCTGGACTACGGCGCCATCGCGATGATCTGGCGCGGCGGCTGCATCATTCGAGCCAAGTTCCTGAGCAAGATCAAGGACGCCTACGAGCGCGACCCGGCACTGGCCAACCTGCTGCTCGACCCCTACTTCACCGACATCGTGCACCGCGGCCAGGAGCAGTGGCGGGAAGTGGTGGCCACGGCCGCCACCATCGGCATTCCGGTGCCGGCGTTTTCCTCCGCGCTCAGCTACTACGACAGCTACCGGTCGGCCACCCTGTCGGCCAACATGCTGCAGGCGCAGCGCGACTACTTCGGCGCCCACACCTACCGGCGCGTCGACCGCGACGGCGTGTACCATACCGAGTGGCTGGCCGGTTCGAGCCCGCCCGCCCGCCGGATCAGTTGAAGGAGCACGAGCTTGAGTTATCTGGATCGGACGTTCGGTCTTCATGACCAGGTGGTTGCGCTCGCGGGCGGCGGCGGCACCATCGCGCTGGCCCTCGCCGACGCGTTTCTGAACGCCGGCGCGCGGGTGGCGATCTGGAGCCGCCGGCAGGCGACGGTGGATGCCGCCCTCGGGCAGCTCGGCGGCGATGCCGGCCGTCGCGAGCGCCTGTGCGGCATCGTGGCGGACGCCGGCGACGAGGCGGCGGTGGATGCCGCCCTCGCGTCCACCGAGGCGGCGCTCGGCGCACCCACCGTGCTGCTCAACGGGGTTGGCGGCAACCGCGGCAAGGGCGCCTTCAACGACATCGACGTCGCCCTGTTCGAGGAAGTGCTGAGCCTCAACCTGGTCGCCGGACTGGTGGTGCCCACCAAGCGCACCACCGCGTTCTGGATCGCCCGCGGCAGCGGCGGCTGCATCATCAACGTCGCTTCGATGGCCTCCTACGTGCCGCTGTCGGGCGTGTGGGCGTACAACGCCGCCAAGGCCGGCGTGATCAACCTGACCATGGCCTGCGCCAAGGAGTACGCGCCGCACGGCATCCGCGTAAACGCGATCGCCCCCGGGTTCATCGTCGCCCATCAGAACCGGCGGCTGCTGATCGAGGACGATGCCACCGGCAAGCTCACCGAGCGCGGCCGGCAGATCATCGACCACACCCCGTTCGGACGCTTCGCCGACGCCGGCGAGATGTCCGGCGCCGCCCTGTTCCTGGCCAGCGACAAGGCGGCCGGGTTCATCACCGGCGTCACCATCCCGATCGACGGCGGCTACCTGATTCACAATGTGTGAGAGTGTGAGAGGTGCGAGAAACAGACGTGAATGAGTCCGTGTCGCTGAGCGACCTGCAACCGCAACACCCCTACTTCGTCGGCATCGACTCCGACGGCTGCGCCTTCCCGAGCATGGAGGTCAAGCACAAGGAGTGCTTCATCCCGGAGATCGTCCGCCACTTCGGGTTGCAGCCGATCTCCAAGTACGCGCGCGAGGCCGCCGAGTTCGTCAACCTGTACTCGCAGATGCGCGGCGCCAACCGGTTCCCGGCGCTGATGAAGGTGATGGACCTGCTCGCCGAGCGCCCGGAGGTGCAGCGCTCGCCGGTCACCGTGCCGCGGCTGCCCGCGCTGCGCGCGTGGGCGGAGAGCGCGCCGAGCCTGGCGAACCCCGAGCTGATGGACGCCGTACGCGACAGCAACGACCCGGAGTTGCGCCAGGTGCTCGACTGGTCCAACGCCGTGAACAGCTCGATCGCCCGCATGGTGCAGGGCGTGCCT
Coding sequences:
- a CDS encoding calcium-binding protein, which gives rise to MSDDQDPNPQNNEPEAEQTPVYRFTNASEMIIGSEDGEEIQALGGADVVMGEGGDDTIDGGAGSDYLFGGSGDDSIEGGTGADLIMGGSGDDILSGGGGRDIIRGGSGDDTIDGGAGSDYLFGGSGDDDITGGEGGDLILGGAGADTIDGGAGADIIVGGSGDDTLTGGAGADIFAFGPGDGNDTVTDFNKDEDTINLSLFGADLSFSDLTITATTDGTGTIITVPGNGEDDGITITLQGVTSTDVTESMFEFSNAGDDTITGTTADEIITGGTGDDTMTGGGGSDTFVFAPGDGDDTITDFSTSDDQIDLTAFGEDVSYSDLTIAATSDGTGTVITLPGEDGATITLQGVTSTDLSADQFVFATADTSGTLFIGSEADSGFTGTGFADTIIGGEGDDSLAGAGGNDVIFGNEGADTITGGEGNDAIFGGEGDDTINAGTGSNYVRGGAGADTFVVEAGQTVTTIGDFTDGEDQIDLSNLSGITGFSDLTITDENGTAVIDLSSQGAGTIRLSCVAASDLEAADFVFADSSGQADDGM
- the gndA gene encoding NADP-dependent phosphogluconate dehydrogenase, with translation MSTQSQADIGVVGMAVMGQNLALNIESRGYTVAVYNRTQSTLHEFVQGAGGRRLLPAASLAEFAASLSRPRKVLLMVQAGAAVDRVIADLRPHLAAGDIVIDGGNSYFVDTVRRAREAGAAELRYIGTGVSGGEEGALLGPSIMPGGDRGAYREVEPVLTAIAAKVDGDPCCTFIGADGAGHYVKMVHNGIEYGDMQLIAEAYSFMKLALGMSHVEMHDTFAEWNRGELDSYLIEITTDILAKSDPETGAPLVEMILDQAGQKGTGKWTSESALNLGVPAPTIAEAVFARCVSALKQERVAAAGRLSGPETTFSGDRARFLDALRKALYASKICSYAQGFALMRAAAAEHGWDLDYGAIAMIWRGGCIIRAKFLSKIKDAYERDPALANLLLDPYFTDIVHRGQEQWREVVATAATIGIPVPAFSSALSYYDSYRSATLSANMLQAQRDYFGAHTYRRVDRDGVYHTEWLAGSSPPARRIS
- a CDS encoding SDR family oxidoreductase — protein: MSYLDRTFGLHDQVVALAGGGGTIALALADAFLNAGARVAIWSRRQATVDAALGQLGGDAGRRERLCGIVADAGDEAAVDAALASTEAALGAPTVLLNGVGGNRGKGAFNDIDVALFEEVLSLNLVAGLVVPTKRTTAFWIARGSGGCIINVASMASYVPLSGVWAYNAAKAGVINLTMACAKEYAPHGIRVNAIAPGFIVAHQNRRLLIEDDATGKLTERGRQIIDHTPFGRFADAGEMSGAALFLASDKAAGFITGVTIPIDGGYLIHNV
- a CDS encoding HAD hydrolase-like protein, which produces MNESVSLSDLQPQHPYFVGIDSDGCAFPSMEVKHKECFIPEIVRHFGLQPISKYAREAAEFVNLYSQMRGANRFPALMKVMDLLAERPEVQRSPVTVPRLPALRAWAESAPSLANPELMDAVRDSNDPELRQVLDWSNAVNSSIARMVQGVPPFPGVETILSELQERADVIVVSATPSEALRREWAEHRLDGYVRAIAGQEVGSKSEMLQQAAGGRYADGHVLMVGDAPGDWRAARTIGALFFPIAPGREEESWRQLQDEGLERFFAGSFAGAYEDALLAEFQAILPEQPPWAAPQRGG